In Amphiura filiformis chromosome 1, Afil_fr2py, whole genome shotgun sequence, the following are encoded in one genomic region:
- the LOC140150141 gene encoding uncharacterized protein: MVSSDSQTMKFHLHWHEGRKDFKCDLCDYATSFPSSLRVHRKKHFGKKRYQCEVCQAGFNNKHEYYVHEYTHKDTPPPKCSGCGKVFYSDWMCGSHFRSCKEWKMLPKSDAKDEEEKILRRFRDQHQYSKRRSQGIKQAKLNGAVFNEEEFEESLKKKKQRKIAKKASVKNVGKSNIKGKSGRGNPKRMQSSDVPTIKIEKIGSGYHFIQNEVEDGEDRDSRTTEREAVGKDEERTELKRRIVYQDAGTMKIEMYEEEEDSEHIKIESAGEPGLSDGNEMDDVERNHSDGDEWDDDSDWKPQSDGCDGDSDGIPNIGSDGNKRDGNRHPSCSDDEGTQRDCSQDVAPDKKNKMGRKKQELKMESIGIDESKKETMGIKVHIRKRSVIDKNKIASGENENMESPEAETTSTGFMEVSTEVRHTATYTTRYPFLQTNFTALEDEIAEKVRICMEKSYKDFCDLKPIACADKNELVVDNVIADRIRTCVRNIDQKDKQDKKRLASGTGNEISGHDERDPNKEECVKKESEKRSKNETAQSTATRTLTSDHEGTKPGEEKMKRVESKESTKAQIKNMARGNSIFESVSVSISLGDDEEIEQDLLDDNFFDEIEIQ; this comes from the coding sequence ATGGTTAGTAGCGATTCGCAAACAATGAAGTTTCATCTGCACTGGCACGAAGGACGGAAAGATTTCAAGTGCGATCTATGCGATTATGCGACGTCTTTTCCATCTAGTCTAAGGGTTCACAGGAAAAAGCATTTTGGCAAGAAACGCTATCAATGCGAGGTTTGTCAAGCGGGATTTAATAACAAACATGAATATTATGTACACGAGTATACTCACAAGGATACACCACCACCAAAGTGTAGCGGATGCGGGAAAGTGTTTTATTCAGACTGGATGTGTGGCTCCCATTTCAGAAGTTGCAAGGAGTGGAAAATGCTTCCGAAAAGTGATGCAAAAGATGAAGAAGAGAAAATATTGCGAAGATTCAGAGACCAACATCAATATAGTAAACGAAGGAGTCAGGGCATTAAGCAGGCAAAACTCAATGGAGCAGTATTTAATGAAGAGGAGTTTGAAGAGAGTTTGAAGAAAAAGAAGCAAAGAAAAATTGCAAAGAAAGCAAGTGTGAAAAATGTAGGGAAATCAAATATTAAAGGAAAATCTGGAAGGGGTAACCCAAAGAGAATGCAGTCAAGTGATGTGCCTACTATTAAGATTGAGAAGATAGGGAGCGGCTATCATTTTATACAAAATGAAGTTGAAGATGGTGAAGATAGAGACTCGCGAACAACAGAAAGGGAAGCAGTCGGCAAAGATGAGGAAAGAACAGAGCTTAAAAGAAGGATAGTATACCAAGATGCGGGCACCATGAAAATAGAAATGTACGAAGAGGAGGAAGACAGTGAACACATCAAGATTGAAAGTGCTGGAGAACCTGGGTTAAGTGATGGAAATGAGATGGATGATGTGGAGCGTAACCATAGCGATGGGGATGAGTGGGATGATGATAGTGATTGGAAACCACAAAGTGATGGGTGTGATGGTGATAGTGATGGGATACCTAATATAGGATCTGATGGGAATAAGAGGGATGGTAATAGACATCCGTCATGTAGTGATGATGAAGGAACCCAGAGGGATTGTAGTCAAGATGTTGCTCCAGATAAAAAGAACAAAATGGGAAGAAAGAAACAAGAGTTGAAAATGGAAAGTATCGGCATAGATGAGTCGAAGAAAGAAACTATGGGAATCAAGGTTCACATAAGAAAGAGATCtgttattgacaaaaacaaaataGCTTCAGGTGAAAATGAGAACATGGAAAGCCCTGAAGCAGAAACAACATCTACAGGCTTCATGGAGGTATCTACCGAGGTTAGGCATACGGCAACATACACAACACGCTATCCTTTCTTACAAACCAACTTTACAGCTCTGGAGGATGAGATAGCAGAAAAAGTACGGATTTGTATGGAGAAATCGTACAAGGATTTCTGTGATTTGAAACCAATTGCCTGTGCTGATAAGAATGAATTGGTTGTTGATAATGTAATTGCAGATCGAATTAGGACATGTGTGAGAAATATTGACCAGAAAGACAAGCAGGACAAAAAGAGATTAGCATCAGGTACAGGAAATGAGATTTCAGGTCATGATGAAAGAGATCCGAATAAGGAAGAGTGTGTCAAAAAAGAGAGCGAGAAAAGAAGCAAGAATGAAACTGCACAAAGTACAGCTACTAGGACACTAACATCAGATCATGAGGGAACAAAACCTggggaagaaaaaatgaaaagagTAGAAAGCAAGGAGAGTACAAAAGCACAGATCAAGAACATGGCAAGAGGAAATAGTATTTTTGAGTCGGTATCTGTTAGTATTTCTTTGGGAGATGATGAAGAAATTGAACAAGATCTTTTGGACGACAATTTCTTTGATGAAATTGAGATTCAGTAG
- the LOC140150363 gene encoding uncharacterized protein: MAEAQYEESARNHGDLEQLLTIIGKRVEERDSQQHWNRDQLYTQYGTSSDMPRATSHEREHQESGPSTMQRADHQGNKPSSNQKKCKEKKPKPRNRKKKHLESDKQACHICNKPYKSISSLREHVEAEHEGKKHVCHICGLTTKWETNLKIHLRKLHNVGPEPLKKEIRRHCDKCNIVFSSNKLLYKHLTDVHKIAEPYTCPCCPNTFKDIMGLTLHKLEHPEFVRYRCSVCNLRFKTEPHFKTHCDKFEHRQTTADLRDFEDLTCYKCQKKYLRYDMFDVHIKGANTIGCFDGSIVPECYLCKIKFVLVKELKRHYKNVHEVKVKKEAGSFHPRKYRKPKEVKPKKEKCKVCGKMVSSDSTTMKWHLHNHEGRKDFKCDVCGYATSFPSQLRTHRKKHFGEKRFNCEVCQAGFNYKREYCEHMYTHKDTPPPKCSGCGKVFYSDFMYGFHLLRECKEWKMLPKSDAKDEEAKVIEIYKEMNKLQIRKRYAVKKAELNGEVFNEEEFQRKHKEKMQRKIANKTCVRKSRAKKGATTVETEQTNADGNGCQQMQSNNDRIDEGGNRQLGKREKKKTDEDGSRQLGEQERKKTDEDGSRQLGEQERKKTDEDGSRQLGEQERKKTDEDGSRQLGEQERKKTDEDGSRQPGEQERKKTDEDGSRQLGEQERKKTDEDGSRQPGEQERKKTDEDGSRQPGEQERKKTDEDGSRQPGEQETQKTDEDRSRQPGEQERKKTDEDGSKQPGEQERKKTDEDSSRQPGEQETQKTDEDRSRQPGEQERKKTDEDGSKQPGEQERKKTDEDSSRQPGEQETQKTDEDRSRQPGEQERKKTDEDGGKQPGEQERKKTESENVCIGVMPEDETEKESVEVGKNSVCEKRKNQGKISTGKIGGKKSSLKGIVSGADKKSSSASRGHAGNAKKRKQRGNSLGKKRSQSAWLCDDPSEDEDSDCQTSEDDADSDWQTSEDEDIAWQMKGVKNKKFTGGNPKKKRASVRLIKRKDRSSDLMQNEHQRVEDGDDSDWQPTERESKDVERLQLRSVRNTVDTMEIEMYEEVEEEDNEVDKDDESIVHSKNVRKIVKILKWQMFKEAEKEDDGEDTSSSDGNVSDVTNWKHTLRDGEWMDNEFDGNDSIERDGENGWKPTESDEEWMLDDRERYAKNDGQGMRKTQHEEVCVKEEPESDLTDTESNAHNYEGNMHLRRSARKRAKTMRMQYYEGDESDEENVVQVKKKKKMPSYEEVRVKEEPESDWEGTESDAYNYEGNNQRRKSVRKKVKTTRMQNYEKETRITKTDTGPNSMCKKVKKKMPTYHDSDWDASEIDAHNYKGNQHHRKSVCKRMKTMRMQNVLDADRSTWEILSYMTNVMDSILKQNPKVMLVKLPESLQSVTIGGASVDNDYVDVMWNTQPCSETSGHSETSIDTPNNTTIIPQTPIVQNSSMGMHNDRLGGESGDTCRDDNEIEQDIFDVIEFA; the protein is encoded by the exons ATGGCTGAGGCACAATATGAAGAGAGTGCCAGAAATCATGGTGATTTGGAGCAGCTGCTTACAATCATAGGGAAGCGTGTGGAGGAAAGAGACAGTCAACAGCATTGGAATCGGGATCAACTCTACACACAATATG GTACCTCAAGCGACATGCCAAGAGCTACATCACATGAAAGAGAACACCAGGAGTCTGGGCCATCCACAATGCAAAGGGCAGATCATCAAGGAAACAAGCCTTCATCAAATCAAAAGAAATGCAAAGAAAAGAAACCCAAGCCTAGAAATCGTAAGAAGAAGCACCTTGAATCTGACAAGCAAGCATGCCACATATGTAACAAACCATATAAATCGATCAGTTCTTTACGGGAGCATGTAGAAGCTgagcatgaaggaaaaaaacatgtttgtcataTATGTGGACTCACTACCAAGTGGGAAACTAACTTGAAAATTCATCTTCGTAAATTACACAATGTTGGACCGGAGCCATTGAAAAAAGAAATCAGAAGACATTGTGACAAATGTAACATTGTTTTTTCTTCGAACAAGTTATTGTATAAACACCTAACTGATGTGCATAAGATAGCAGAGCCATATACATGTCCTTGCTGCCCAAACACATTTAAGGACATAATGGGCTTAACCCTTCACAAGTTGGAGCATCCAGAGTTTGTGCGTTATCGGTGTAGTGTATGTAACCTACGTTTCAAGACAGAACCTCATTTCAAAACGCACTGTGACAAATTTGAGCATCGGCAGACAACAGCAGATTTGAGAGATTTTGAGGATTTAACCTGTTATAAATGCCAAAAGAAATATCTAAGATATGACATGTTTGACGTACATATTAAGGGTGCTAATACAATTGGCTGCTTTGATGGCAGTATTGTCCCTGAATGTTATCTGTGTAAGATCAAATTTGTTCTTGTGAAAGAGTTAAAGAGACACTATAAGAATGTGCATGAGGTTAAAGTTAAGAAAGAAGCTGGCAGTTTTCATCCACGTAAGTATAGGAAGCCAAAAGAGGTGAAACCAAAGAAAGAGAAGTGCAAAGTTTGCGGGAAAATGGTATCAAGTGATTCGACTACTATGAAGTGGCACCTGCATAATCACGAAGGACGCAAAGATTTCAAATGTGATGTGTGTGGTTATGCCACATCGTTCCCATCTCAACTACGTACACatagaaagaaacattttggggAGAAACGATTTAACTGCGAGGTGTGCCAGGCGGGATTTAATTATAAGCGTGAATATTGTGAACATATGTATACTCACAAAGACACGCCACCACCAAAGTGTAGCGGATGCGGGAAAGTGTTTTATTCAGACTTTATGTATGGCTTTCATCTCTTAAGAGAGTGCAAGGAGTGGAAAATGTTACCAAAAAGTGATGCAAAAGATGAAGAAGCGAAAGTAATTGAGATATACAAAGAGATGAATAAATTACAGATAAGAAAGCGGTATGCTGTAAAGAAGGCAGAACTCAATGGAGAAGTGTTTAATGAAGAAGAGTTCCAAcgtaaacacaaagaaaaaatgcaaagaaaaattGCCAACAAAACATGTGTGAGAAAGTCAAGAGCGAAAAAAGGTGCCACAACGGTGGAAACTGAACAAACAAATGCTGATGGTAATGGTTGCCAACAAATGCAGAGTAATAATGATAGAATAGACGAAGGTGGTAATAGGCAACTGGGAAAacgagaaaagaaaaaaacagatGAAGATGGTAGCAGACAACTGGGAGAACAGGAAAGGAAGAAAACAGATGAAGATGGTAGCAGACAACTGGGAGAACAGGAAAGGAAGAAAACTGATGAAGATGGTAGCAGACAACTGGGAGAACAGGAAAGGAAGAAAACTGATGAAGATGGTAGCAGACAACTGGGAGAACAGGAAAGGAAGAAAACAGATGAAGATGGTAGCAGACAACCGGGAGAACAGGAAAGGAAGAAAACTGATGAAGATGGTAGCAGACAACTGGGAGAACAGGAAAGGAAGAAAACTGATGAAGATGGTAGCAGACAACCGGGAGAACAGGAAAGGAAGAAAACAGATGAAGATGGTAGCAGACAACCGGGAGAACAGGAAAGGAAGAAAACAGATGAAGATGGTAGCAGACAACCGGGAGAACAAGAAACACAGAAAACGGATGAAGATAGAAGCAGGCAACCGGGAGAACAGGAAAGGAAGAAAACAGATGAAGATGGTAGTAAGCAACCAGGAGAACAAGAAAGGAAGAAAACTGATGAAGATAGTAGCAGACAACCGGGAGAACAAGAAACACAGAAAACGGATGAAGATAGAAGCAGGCAACCGGGAGAACAGGAAAGGAAGAAAACTGATGAAGATGGTAGTAAGCAACCAGGAGAACAAGAAAGGAAGAAAACTGATGAAGATAGTAGCAGACAACCGGGAGAACAAGAAACACAGAAAACGGATGAAGATAGAAGCAGGCAACCGGGAGAACAGGAAAGGAAGAAAACTGATGAAGATGGTGGCAAGCAACCAGGAGAGCAGGAAAGGAAGAAAACTGAAAGTGAAAATGTTTGTATTGGTGTCATGCCAGAAGATGAAACGGAGAAAGAGAGTGTGGAAGTTGGTAAAAATTCTGTGTGTGAAAAAAGGAAAAACCAAGGGAAAATATCAACTGGTAAAATAGGTGGAAAGAAATCAAGCTTGAAAGGAATTGTTTCTGGTGCAGATAAAAAGTCTTCATCTGCTTCAAGAGGACATGCTGGTAATGCAAAAAAGAGAAAACAACGTGGAAATAGTCTTGGTAAAAAAAGAAGTCAAAGTGCATGGTTATGTGATGACCCAAGTGAGGATGAAGATAGTGACTGCCAAACAAGTGAGGATGATGCAGATAGTGACTGGCAAACAAGTGAGGATGAAGATATTGCCTGGCAAATGAAAGGAgtgaaaaataagaaatttacaGGTGGTAACCCAAAGAAAAAGCGCGCAAGTGTCAGGCTTATTAAGAGGAAAGATAGGAGCTCTGATCTAATGCAAAATGAGCATCAAAGAGTGGAAGATGGTGATGATAGTGACTGGCAACCAACAGAAAGGGAAAGCAAAGATGTGGAAAGACTGCAGCTTAGGAGTGTACGTAATACAGTGGACACCATGGAAATAGAAATGTATGAGGAGGTAGAAGAGGAAGATAATGAAGTTGACAAAGATGATGAAAGCATAGTACATAGTAAGAATGTACGTAAGATAGTGAAGATCTTAAAATGGCAAATGTTTAAAGAGGCAGAAAAAGAAGATGATGGAGAGGACACAAGTAGCAGTGATGGCAATGTGAGTGATGTTACCAATTGGAAACATACGCTAAGAGATGGTGAGTGGATGGATAATGAGTTTGATGGTAATGACAGCATTGAGAGAGATGGTGAGAATGGGTGGAAACCTACTGAAAGTGATGAGGAATGGATGTTGGATGACAGAGAAAGGTATGCCAAGAATGATGGCCAGGGGATGAGGAAAACACAACATGAAGAGGTTTGTGTAAAAGAGGAGCCAGAGAGTGATTTGACAGATACAGAAAGTAACGCTCATAATTATGAGGGAAACATGCATCTTAGGAGGAGTGCAAGAAAGAGAGCAAAGACAATGAGGATGCAATATTATGAAGGGGACGAGAGTGATGAAGAAAATGTGGTTCaggtcaagaagaagaagaaaatgccAAGTTATGAAGAGGTGCGTGTAAAAGAGGAGCCAGAGAGTGATTGGGAAGGTACAGAAAGTGATGCTTATAATTATGAGGGAAACAACCAACGTAGGAAGAGTGTACGGAAAAAAGTAAAAACAACGAggatgcaaaattatgaaaaagaaACCAGAATTACGAAGACAGATACTGGGCCTAACAGTATGTGTAAGAAAGTGAAGAAGAAAATGCCAACTTACCATGACAGTGATTGGGACGCTTCAGAAATTGATGCTCATAATTATAAGGGAAACCAGCATCATAGGAAGAGTGTGTGCAAGAGAATGAAAACAATGAGGATGCAAAATGTACTCGATGCCGACAGAAGTACATGGGAAATACTGAGCTATATGACAAATGTTATGGAttcaattttgaaacaaaaccCAAAAGTAATGTTGGTGAAGCTTCCAGAGTCACTTCAATCAGTCACGATTGGAGGGGCAAGTGTTGATAATGATTATGTGGACGTTATGTGGAACACACAGCCATGTAGTGAAACTTCAGGGCATTCAGAGACAAGTATTGATACTCCTAATAATACAACTATAATTCCTCAGACTCCAATTGTTCAGAATTCAAGCAT